The genomic interval GTTCCGGTTGCTGGGCCTGATGCGGATGCTCCGGCCCAGGGTAGATTTTCAGCTTCTTGAGCAGCTTCCTGCCCAGACTGTTGTGCGGCAACATCCCCCACACCGCATGGCGCAACACCCGCTCCGGCTTCTCGTGGATAAGCTTGCGATACTCTTCAACCCGCAGCCCGCCTGGATAGCCGGTGTAGCGGTAGTAGCGCTTCTGCTCGGTCTTCTTGCCTGTCACCTTGACCTGTGCGG from Calditrichota bacterium carries:
- the rplM gene encoding 50S ribosomal protein L13; this encodes AQVKVTGKKTEQKRYYRYTGYPGGLRVEEYRKLIHEKPERVLRHAVWGMLPHNSLGRKLLKKLKIYPGPEHPHQAQQPEPLPLN